The genomic stretch agggacTACAAGAAGAAGAAGTGTAAAATCTTGAGAGAGCAGCTTAGAGCttgagtttgaagtgtattgTCTAATTTAGAATTTGAGGTTGAATTCGAGTTCGACGAACCTtcaattttaaagaaaaaaacctTAATCTTAATTTTAATATTATGGTAATAgtagaaaaataacaaaaaggaAAATCTAATAAACCTCTCCAGCCAACCAACGCAACCAATCAATAATGTAGATGGATTATCCTAACATTTGTTCAGTCACTGGGTTCGGACACGTACGAGGACGATGGGCCCCGCAACATAATTGGAAATCACGTGCGGTAATGGCGTCCACGAAAATATCCCGTACTTAAAATTGGAGTATTAAATTTACAAAAGAGGTGGGACTCCAAAACGGGACGCGATTCATCGTCTTTTTGTTTTACGTTGCTCGACTCGACCGGACTggtccccttttttttttttgttttactttatttaactaaCGTTTAGATTTGATACATCGTGATTCGTGAATTCCAATTTGGCTCGTTTCTCGTCTGCTTTCAAGGAATTGATTTCTGCATCAAAAATGCACCGACAACGTGTTCGCATCATCTTCTTAGTGGAATGCTTACTTAAAATTGCATTATTAATAGGTCAAGTTTTGATGGTAAATTAATTAGGTAATTTAAAAAACGCCTAGAATTGCAGCCATTTTAAAATGAAGaagaattaaatcaagaattaattaGTTAAAATATTTCATTAACTTTACTGGAACATGCATAGCCTGCATTAGGGCCAAATCAAGAAGCTCAATCCTCTAGTCTCTCATCATGATGGTTCGGTTTTACAAAAGCCAACATTTGAGTCACCTTTGATACTGTCATAAACAAGACTACTTCAGATTTTATGCTAGTTGATAACGTATTATAATGATGACAAAGGTTCTTGATCACTGTTAATTTGATCTATAAGCAATTACCTGGCCATTTGGATTGGCGCAGTAGATTCGTTAGTGACTCCATTTAAGCTTCAAGTTACTTGTAACTTGTCTGCTAATAGCCATGCATACGTGGGAAGATTTTTGTAGTCAGTTTTCCAAGTAGTTTTGTCACTTTCCCCCCAGGCTTATTTCAGACCACATGTTCCCAGCATTACTCCACTTGCTTAGTTCTAGACTTTGAGGTTCTGCATGACCAAAAACCATGGATGTTATGCTTCTTCTATCCCTTTGATTCTTAATCTACACTCACGGGATTTTGTCGATTCTTCTATCAAGAATTGTAATTTTCCGAGTCTTTTAGCTCTCACTTGAGCTGCCCTCTAGTTTACTCCGACGGTTGGAATCTCAAGAGCTCCCTTGTTTGTTTCTAGCAATTTCGAGGGAATCTTAATTAGTTTAAAGGGGTTTTTGTTTCTTCTAATTATCCGATAAGATTTCATATATTGGCTCTGACTTCATTGGAAGGTGTGTTCAAGGGTGGATCAGTTGAGATCGAAAAGTGTAAATGCAGTTTAAACCGTCTGCTGTTAAGTCGGTGCCCATGTCCAAGATGGTGGGAACAGAGATGATGTTTTCAACCTCCTTTATAAACCCAGGGCGCATGGCTGGTTGCAGGGAGGTTATTATGCAATCGTTTTCGTGCAGAGGTAAACTCTTTACCTCCAACCTGGACCCCTGACTTTCCTTCTTTGGCTGGCCTCAGGAAGTAGGGAACCATGGAAAGTAATCATCTGACCTTTACTGTCCATGAATTATAATGGCTGAACCCACGTTCCTTCCAATCTGACCTTAATTCTCCGTGAATACTTCCTTCCAGTTGATAAAGCACAAAATGTTTGGTTATAATCATCTTGTTCTCCATTATTGTTTATGATTTTTCTCATCATTTACTCATGTTACACCTCTCTTCTTGCATGATGAGTGAGAACATTCtgcaatttgttttcctttcatcAATTTAAGGTTTTTTGCCTTTCACAAAACCCCATTGTGATTGTCAAATGGTAATTCACTGATTATTGGAATAACAAAAGAATGTCAGGAATGTTTATCAGGTCGCAAAAGCACCTGAACTAGTACTTTGAATAAATGCTATTTTTGTTGTACGTGCAGAAGCCATAAACCTTTTATTGCTCTTGCAAGATAAATTGATGTCACTGTCTAGGGATAGGGTGGAATCTATACTACAGTATTCATGTAGGAGGTTGGATGATAGATCCTAAACCTTCATATACAATATCTGCTCCCTCCTTCACCTTCCTGTTTTCTGTCTTCTGTGCTCAGTTACATATCCCAAGGCTTCTTATTCAAGTATTTCACATAATACCATCAGATCAGTTGGAGAAGAAATTTTATTCGAGTCTTTTCCTTATCGAGTCAATGGAACAAACAGTTCGAGTATGTATTACGAGGATGCCAGGGTGCTTGATGCATTCGATGATGAGTATAATGGAGTAATCGTTCATTCAGAAGGTCTACCATCTAATCCAACTTCTTTTGCCTCCATACTTCGTTCATCACTTTCTCATTGGAAAGCCAAGGTAATTCACTTTTGTCATGCTGTACTGTGATTAGTCTCCTTGGAGCATGACTTTGTAGTGATAAAAGCTTTAATGATGTGATATGGAGCTCTTGATATGAATCTTACATGCTCAACTCTCTCATTACTACTTTCATGTGGCTAAACTTATCTAGTTTCCGTTTGTTTATGACTTGTCGTTCCACTTGTATCATCGCAACTTTATCCATCATTTAATCCTCCTCTGCAATACAAGTAGATCAGAGCATGGCTTCGAAATTCAGTCTTGTTATGAACTCACACTTTTAGGCCAACAAATTGCAGGGCAAGAAGGGTGTGTGGCTCAAGCTGCCAATAACAAAATCTGAATTTGTTCCTATAGCAGTAAAGGTACAGTTCCACCCTAAAGTTCCATTTGCACCCTCCCATATGAATTTGATCTAAGATCATTGTTCTAATTGACAAATGACAGAATGTTTTTTGGCAAGTATATGGCCTCTTTCCAATTGAATGCAATCCCTGATTTGCGTATCCATCAAAACAGGAAGGGTTTCAGTACCACCATGCAGAAAGCGAATATGTCATGATGACATATTGGATTCCTGAAGAACCTTGCTTGCTCCCATCTAATGCCTCCCATCAAGTTGGAGTTGGGAGTTTTGTGATAAACGAAAACAATGAGGTATATTTGCTTATGTTTAAAGAATAAAgcaaatccaaatcaaattGGCCTTATTACTTGATTGAAACCAGTACCTTAAAAGCTTTAGGGAGAGTGAGGAGCTTGCTTAGTTTTTGTTGTGATCATCATTTTAAAACGTGCTTGAATAGCATATTGTTTGCCTCAGAACTCTTCCAAAAACTGTCAGTTCTAATCTTCATTCTGCATCCTCGGAAGTCTTGAGGAAAGTTTCTTAGCAATGTTATGCCAACTCTAGCCATTGCAATACAATCATTTATGAAGTACTATCCCATGATTAATGCAGGTGCTAGTAGTACAGGAAAAATACAGTCCCACAGGGCTAGCTGGCCTCTGGAAAATACCCACTGGTTTCATTCTTGAGGTATCTTTGGCAGTAATGAATTTGGATTTCAATGCTTAAATGCCTTTGGGAAATGAAAATGAATAGTAGACACAATAACAGGATGGCATCCGTTAGATAAATAACTTTTTGTCATGTATTACAGTCTGAGGAGATTTTTACGGGTGCTGTGAGAGAAGTTAAAGAGGAAACTGGAGTAAGACATCATTTCCATGGACTCCTAAACCTAAAGGATTGTTGCCTTTTACttgttatgaaaaaaaaataaagtgtgAATCAACTAACTCATACGGATATTCTTTCACATTTCCAGGTTGACAGTGAATTTGTGGAAGTCATAGCTTTCAGGTAATAACACTATCCTTGCTTTTCTTGCATGCATCTCTCTCAAATGAAAGAGTACCCTGTTGCAGATTATATTAGCATGCTTTTTCGTTTTTCTTTCATACTATTTTGGAAGAATGcgcataagcaaataaaattaaatgatgCCATCCAATGATTTCCTCCCAAATCCTTATCTCGAATATGATTTACGTCACCATGCCTCAACTATCAGCAGTAAACTCATCCCATCTGCATATAACTGCTAATGGTATCTGTAATGTACAGGATCTGGAGACATCCATTCCTTATCATAAGCTATCTGTACACTCCTTTCTTTCAGGCATGCTCACAATGTGGCTTTTGAGAAGTCAGATTTGTTCTTCATCTGCATGTTACGATCTCTTTCTACACAGATTATGGTTGATGATCAAGAAATTCAAGCAGCCAAGGTAAACAGACGCCATAATCTCTTTAAATTTGATTATCTGTTCTGGTTGTAACATGTAAGTTCGTAAAAGAAAATCAATTAGATCTTTTACTCAGTTTTTTGACAGGAGTATATGGTCTTGAACTCAACTTTTGGGATATATTGAGCAAGTTTGGTAACTACAAGTGGTATATATTGGTCAGATACTTATTTTAAGTTTTCTTGCTTTGCTACGCAGTGGATGCCTTTGGTTGAGTTTGTAAAGCAGCCTTTGATCCAAGAAGACACTATGTTTAAGAAAATCACTGACATTTGCATTGAAAGGATGGGAAAGCGTTATTGTGGATTAGCAGTCCATCAACTGGCCTCTAAATTTGATGGCAGGCTTTCCTCTTTGTACTTCAACATTGTTGAAGACGCAAATTCTACCTGTCAAACCAGTTAAAATTGCACAGGCAGGATTCAAACAGCACATAGTACTTTGACAGCAGATATACCTTCAAGGAATGCTTCATTGCTGCATCTCTTTTCTGATTTTTTGCATCTGATGGAGATAAAGCAGCCATTACATATATCTTGGCAGTTGGCATGATCAATGATGAATTAAGTATTACAACGGATGCATAAATTGGCAGCAAATAACCCTGTACTGATGTATATATCTTGAAGGGTAAAATGCAGTAACATAATGTTTGATTGTGTAAATGATTTTTACTATATATCTAATACAAGGAAAGTTTGACACACATTTTCTATATAACCATCTATCAGAACTTGCTGTTTGTAGCGAAAGAAAACAGCATTCATCACCTGTAATTGTATGAACAAATTTGTGTACCAAAACGATGGTTCAATCCCTTAATCTTCGAATCATCTATTGCTCATCCTGCTTGAAACACAAAGTGTTCTCGTTTCTCATGCATCTGCACTTCCTTGTGTTGAGGAAGCAAATGCAAATTTCCAATCAGGAAGTATTGGAGGAAAATAATTACAATCTACAACTAACAAAATACAAATGAAGTAACAACTCACATGAGTGCTACAGCTTGAAAGAAAActgaaaggaaaaaacaaagcaTGTGATTTGCCTGTGGAGAAGCAAATTATTCTTGTACAGCGGAATAAATTAATCCAAAAATGGATGGTACGCATCGGCTTGTTGGTTTTCCTGGTCAGATGCAATGGGCAACATCCTATCGGATCACTGTAGACATGTTTCTTCCGGCAAGACAAGTACTTCTTATTTTTCcttcaaaagaatgacaaaTGGTATCCaggaaaaattttctttcttcgttGCATTTCCTCTATCAATGTCACAAGAAAATTTGAAGGAGTAAATTCTTAAAAAATTGTCCATCATATGTATAAATACATTGGGAAAACTCAT from Coffea eugenioides isolate CCC68of chromosome 8, Ceug_1.0, whole genome shotgun sequence encodes the following:
- the LOC113779666 gene encoding nudix hydrolase 8 isoform X2, which codes for MQFKPSAVKSVPMSKMVGTEMMFSTSFINPGRMAGCREVIMQSFSCRVTYPKASYSSISHNTIRSVGEEILFESFPYRVNGTNSSSMYYEDARVLDAFDDEYNGVIVHSEGLPSNPTSFASILRSSLSHWKAKGKKGVWLKLPITKSEFVPIAVKEGFQYHHAESEYVMMTYWIPEEPCLLPSNASHQVGVGSFVINENNEVLVVQEKYSPTGLAGLWKIPTGFILESEEIFTGAVREVKEETGVDSEFVEVIAFRIWRHPFLIISYLYTPFFQACSQCGF
- the LOC113779666 gene encoding nudix hydrolase 8 isoform X1, with the translated sequence MQFKPSAVKSVPMSKMVGTEMMFSTSFINPGRMAGCREVIMQSFSCRVTYPKASYSSISHNTIRSVGEEILFESFPYRVNGTNSSSMYYEDARVLDAFDDEYNGVIVHSEGLPSNPTSFASILRSSLSHWKAKGKKGVWLKLPITKSEFVPIAVKEGFQYHHAESEYVMMTYWIPEEPCLLPSNASHQVGVGSFVINENNEVLVVQEKYSPTGLAGLWKIPTGFILESEEIFTGAVREVKEETGVDSEFVEVIAFRHAHNVAFEKSDLFFICMLRSLSTQIMVDDQEIQAAKWMPLVEFVKQPLIQEDTMFKKITDICIERMGKRYCGLAVHQLASKFDGRLSSLYFNIVEDANSTCQTS